One region of Oryza glaberrima chromosome 7, OglaRS2, whole genome shotgun sequence genomic DNA includes:
- the LOC127779292 gene encoding FBD-associated F-box protein At5g60610-like codes for MAAAAPPTGKKRRFERSSSQEPPGSGGLDLISGLPDAILGEIISLLPTKYGARTQLVSRRWRPLWRSAPLNLDVYDLSGQERKRVALASKILAEHPGPARRFFLHCFRLRGRHAKLDGWLRSRALADLRELSFSYEVEREAQAQAYPLPPSALRFAPTLVVLYLSSCGFPDEMPPTLHFPRLKQLTLCSVAISEDAIHGVLSRCPALESLLLQGNFGVRRLRINSASLRSFGFYSKSWGFSSASWNGFAGAELQEVVIEDAPCLERLLPLCLNDGVAAIRVIAAPKLEIMGPLSDGISQLHLGTTIFQEMTAVSLTTSMRSVKVLVLDSDGPNLDAVVDFLSCFPCLERLYIASQPFKVIKNTRRYDPLNPIECIQFHLKKVVIRNYGGRRPDVDFAKFFVLNAKALREMELAGLNNCNQKWLANQHRRLQLEKKASQNAQFTFKTTHTSDFSMNKHTHDLSISDPFDRSL; via the exons atggcggcggcggcgccgcccacaGGCAAGAAGCGTAGATTCGAGCGGTCCAGCAGCCAGGAGCCACCCGGGAGCGGCGGCCTCGACCTCATCAGCGGCCTCCCCGACGCCATCCTCGGCGAAATCATCTCGCTCCTCCCCACCAAGTATGGCGCCCGCACGCAGCTCGTCTCCCGCCGGTGGCGCCCCCTGTGGCGCTCCGCGCCCCTCAACCTCGATGTTTACGATCTCTCCGGCCAGGAACGGAAGCGCGTCGCCCTTGCCTCCAAGATTCTCGCCGAACACCCTGGCCCCgcccgccgcttcttcctccacTGCTTCCGCCTCCGCGGCAGGCACGCCAAGCTGGACGGATGGCTCCGCTCCCGCGCCCTCGCCGATCTCCGGGAGCTTAGTTTCAGCTACGAGGTGGAGCGCgaggcgcaggcgcaggcgtacccgctgccgccgtccgctCTGCGGTTCGCGCCCACCCTCGTCGTGCTTTACCTCAGCAGCTGCGGTTTCCCCGACGAGATGCCGCCGACGCTGCATTTCCCTCGCCTCAAGCAGCTCACGCTGTGCAGCGTCGCTATCTCCGAGGACGCCATCCATGGCGTGCTGTCACGCTGCCCTGCATTGGAGAGCCTGCTGCTGCAGGGGAATTTCGGCGTTCGCCGCCTTCGCATCAACTCCGCATCTCTCAGGAGCTTCGGCTTCTATTCGAAATCCTGGGGCTTCTCTTCTGCATCTTGGAATGGATTTGCTGGTGCCGAGTTGCAGGAGGTGGTCATCGAGGATGCCCCTTGCCTTGAAAGATTGCTGCCACTTTGTCTCAATGATGGCGTGGCGGCCATCCGGGTGATCGCGGCGCCTAAACTGGAGATAATGGGACCACTCTCTGATGGCATATCTCAACTCCACCTTGGAACAACGATTTTTCAG GAAATGACTGCTGTCAGCCTTACAACCTCAATGCGAAGTGTGAAGGTTTTGGTTCTTGATTCTGATGGCCCTAATCTGGATGCAGTTGTTGACTTCCTCAGTTGCTTCCCCTGCTTGGAGAGGCTGTATATTGCT TCTCAACCGTTTAAGGTTATTAAAAATACGCGGAGGTATGACCCGCTAAATCCAATAGAATGCATTCAGTTCCATCTCAAAAAAGTGGTGATAAGAAATTATGGAGGAAGGAGGCCAGATGTCGACTTTGCCAAGTTCTTTGTTCTGAATGCAAAAGCGCTAAGAGAAATGGAGTTAGCTGGGCTTAACAATTGCAATCAGAAATGGTTGGCCAATCAACACAGGCGGCTTCAATTAGAAAAGAAAGCATCTCAAAATGCTCAATTTACATTTAAAACTACCCATACGAGTGATTTCAGTATGAACAAGCACACCCATGATTTGTCAATATCTGATCCCTTTGATAGGTCTTTATGA